TGTCGTCGGGCACCGTGCAGCAACTGCGCTCCATGATGAACCGCACCGCGACCAGCGGCACCGCGGCCGAGGTGATGGCCGGGCTGAGCGGCCGGATCGGTGCGAAGACCGGTTCCGCCGAGGTCGACGGGCAGAACAAGTCCGACAGCTGGTTCACCGGGTACCGGGGCGATGTCGCGGCCGCCGCGATGACCCAGGACGGCGGTCACGGCGTCGACGCGTCCGGCCCGATCGTCGTGGACGTGCTGCGGGCGGGCTGAACCGGCTGGACGGTGGCTGACGTCACATGTGACGTCACCTCACAGGACGGGACTCTAGGGTGGTAACCGTCGTTGGGGTCAGTGAGGGCAACGAGGGCAGCGGGCTGGGGGGAGGCCCCTGGGGATCCGGAGGATCTGGCAGTGGGCAAGAGAAGGCGCGTCGAAGAGGGGCACAGGAAGCGGCGGCCCGCCGTCGTCGGCGGCATGATCGCCGTCGTGGTCGGCGGGGCGGGCATCGGCGTCTACGCGCTGTACGGGGGCGGAGCGGCGGCCGACGAGGGTTCGGCCGCGGCGGCCAACGGCAAGCAGGTGCCGCGGGTCAGGGCCGACGCGCCGTCGGCGACCGAGGCGAAGGCCACGGCCACCCGGTTCCTGACGGCCTGGCAGCAGGGCAAGGTGTCCGGGGCGGCCGCCGCCACGGACGACTCCGCGGCCGCCACCGCCCTCCTGACCGGCTACACCAAGGACGCTCACGTCACGGGCGTCACCCTCACCGCCGGCAAGGCCAGCGGCACCAAGGTCCCGTTCTCCGTGAAGGGCACGGTGAAGTACAAGGGCGTCAGCAAGGCGCTCACGTACGACAGCGCCCTCACCGTCGTCCGCAACCCCACGAACGGCAAGGCGCAGGTCGACTGGCACGCGTCCGTCGTCCACCCGGACCTCCAGGACGGCGACAAGCTCGTCACCGGCGAGTCCGGCACCCCGCCGGTCAAGGCCGTCGACAGTGCGGGCGGCGAGCTCACCGTCGCCAAGTACCCCTCCCTGGAGCCGGTCCTGGACGGGCTGCGGGAGAAGTACGGCAAGAAGGCGGGCGGCAAGGCGGGCGTGGAGCTCCAGGTCGTCCGCGGCAAGGCGTCGAAGGCGAAGAAGGCCTCCGACAAGACGCTGCTGGAACTCAGCAAGGGCACTCCGGGCACCGTGAAGACCACGCTGAGCCCGACCCTCCAGGCGGCCGCCGAGCAGCAGGTGGCGAAGACCGCGCGCTCGTCGGTCGTCGTGATGCGCCCCTCCACGGGCGAGATCCTCGCGGTGGCCAACGCGAGCCACGGCTTCAACACCGCGTTCAACGGCTCGCTCGCGCCCGGCTCCACGATGAAGGTCATCACCTCGTCGCTGCTCATCGAGAAGGACCTGGCGTCGGCGGACAAGGTGCACCCCTGCCCGAAGACGTTCACCTACGGCGGCTGGAAGTTCCACAACGACGACGACTTCCAGATCACCGGCGGCACCTTCAAGGCGAGCTTCGCGCGCTCCTGCAACACCGCCTTCATCAGCCAGGCGCCCGACCTGGACAACGACAGCCTGACCAAGCAGGCGCAGCAGGTCTTCGGCCTGTCGATGAACAACTGGGCGATCGGCGTCCCGTCCTTCGACGGCTCGGTGCCGGTGCAGTCGGCGGCCCAGATGGCGGCGTCGCTGATCGGTCAGGGCGGGGTCCGGATGAACCCGCTGAACATGGCGTCGGTCGCCTCCACCGTGAAGGCGGGCACCTTCCACCAGCCGTATCTGGTCGCCCCGTCCGTGGACGACCGCACGCTGGCGACGGCCTCGCGCACGATGTCGTCGTCCACGGTGTCGCAGCTGCGGGAGCTGATGAACTACACCGCCGCGGCCGGCACCGCCGCCGAGGCGATGTCCGGTCTGGGCCCCGACTACGGCGCCAAGACGGGCTCGGCCGAGGTCGACAACCAGGACAAGCCCAACGGCTGGTTCACCGCCTACCGCGGTGACCTGGCGGCCGCGGGCGTCGTGCAGGCGGGCGGCCACGGCGGCGACACGGCCGGACCGATCGTGGCGTCACTGCTGCGCCTGGGCGGCTGAGCCCCCGAACACCCACCGGGCCGGTCCCCGGCTAGTGCGTGACGGGCTGCTGCGCCGTGGCCATGTAGGTGCGGCGCAGGAACCGCAGCAGCGTCTTCGACTCGAACTGGACGACCGAGACGCCGTGCGGGGAGTGGAACTCGACGACGGCCTGGACGCGGCCGCACGGCCACACCCGTACCTCGCCGGTACCGGCCGGGGCGCGCAGCCCCTGTTCGAGGAGGGTGCGGGAGAACGTCCACTCGCGCCGGTCGGGAAGCCCGACGCGGACCGATCGGGGTTCCTCGGAGTCGTACCGCAGGACGACGGGTACGGCCGTGCGTTCTTCCTCGGCCTGGTCGGCGTCGGTGACGATGTGGGCTCGCGCGTACTGTTCGACTACGGACATCGGCCGACCCTCTCACGCAGCGTGACCTGTGCGGAAGCTGTGCGTCCACTCCCCTTCCAATGTCGCATATTTTGCGGATTGCGCTCCTCCGCGCAGGCATATCTCACATGTGCGATACGCGGGCCTGGCGCGAACCACGGCATCGGGCTGCCGCGAGACCGAAGAGACAAGCGACTCGCTCTTGCGAACCGTTCGCATTAAGCCACTATCATCGTCGGGTGCACGTACCCGACGGATTCATCAACGCCCCGACCTCCGCCGTGACCGGAGTCGTCGCCGCCGGCGCCATCGCCGTGAGCCTGCGCGGCGCGCGCCGCGAGCTCGACGACCGGACCGCGCCGCTGGCCGGCCTGGTGGCGGCGTTCATCTTCGCCGTGCAGATGCTGAACTTCCCCGTCGCGGCGGGGACCAGCGGCCATCTGCTCGGCGGCGCGCTCGCCGCGATACTCGTGGGCCCCTACACAGGGGTCCTGTGCGTGTCCGTGGTCCTGCTGATGCAGGGCATCCTCTTCGCCGACGGCGGTCTGACCGCGCTCGGCGTGAACATCACCGACATGGCGATCGTGACGACCGTCGTGGCGTACGCCGTCTTCCGCGGCCTGGTGAAGGTGCTGCCCCGCGGCCGCCGGTCCATCACCGTCGCGTCCTTCGTCGCCGCCGTGCTGTCCGTGCCCGCCGCCGCCGTCGCCTTCACGCTCATCTACTGGATCGGCGGCACCACCGACGTGTCGATCGGCAAGGTGGCGACCGCGATGATCGGCGTGCATGTGCTGATCGGCATCGGCGAGGCCGTGATCACCGCGCTGACCGTGGGCGCCGTCGTCGCCGTACGGCCGGATCTCGTCTACGGCGCGCGCGATCTGCGGCAGAAGCTCCGGCTGCGGGTGCACGGCGAGCTCGTCGACGCCCCGGCGGCCGAGGAGGCGCCGGCCGGCGCCCGCACGCCCGTGGCGGCGCGCACCTCGCGGCGCACGCTGTGGGTGACGGGCTTGGTCACCTCCCTCGTCCTGGCCGGCTTCGTCAGCTTCTACGCCTCCGCGAACCCCGACGGCCTGGAGAAGGTCGCCGCCGACAAGGGCATCGACAAGAAGGCCGAGGAGCACGCGTCCGCCGACTCCCCGCTCGCCGACTACGGCGTCAAGGACGTGACGAACGCCCGTCTGTCCGGCGGTCTCGCGGGCGTGATCGGGGTCGGCACGACCGTCGTCGCGGGCAGCGCGGTGTTCTGGGCGGTGCGCAGGCGCCGGACGGGCGACGACGTGTCACCGACGGCCGTAGAGAACGTCTGACGTCATGGGCGCAGGACACGCGCACCGGCTCTACCGGCACGGGCACTCGCCCGTGCACGGCCTGCCGCCGCACACCAAGCTCGCCGCCGTCTTCGCCTTCGTGGTGGTCGTGGTGTCGACGCCGCGGGAGGCGATGTGGGCGTTCGGCCTGTACGCGGTCCTGCTGGCCTTCGTCGCACGCCACGCGCGCGTGCCCGCCGGTTTCCTGCTCAAACGGCTGCTGATCGAGGTGCCTTTCGTCGCGTTCGCGGTGCTGATGCCGTTCGTGGCGGAGGGAGAGCGGGTGGACGTCCTCGGCCTGTCGCTCAGCGTCAACGGCCTGTGGGGCGCCTGGAACGTCCTCGCGAAGGGCACCCTGGGCGTCGCCGCCTCCGTACTGCTCGCGTCCACCACGGAGCTGCGTGAACTGCTCCTCGGCCTCCAGCGTCTGCGGCTGCCCCCGCTGCTCGTGCAGATCGCGTCCTTCATGATCCGCTACGGCGACGTCATCACGGACGAGATGCGGCGCATGCGGATCGCCCGGGAGTCTCGCGGGTTCGAGGCGCGGGGCGTACGGCACTGGGGGGTGCTCGCGAAGTCGGCGGGCGCGCTCTTCATCCGCTCCTACGAGCGCGGCGAGCGCGTGCATCTGGCCATGGTCAGCCGGGGCTACGCCGGTTCGATGCCGGTGATCGACGAGGTGACCGCGTCACGGGCGCAGTGGTCGTACGCGCTGACCCTGCCGTTCGCCGCCCTCCTGGTCTGCGTGTTGGGATGGTCCCTGTGACTGACGCTGTGACGCCTTCCGTGACGCCCTCGCCCTCCCTGGAAGTGGCCGGTCTGGCCTTCGCCTACCCCGACGGCCACCAGGCCCTGTTCGGCGTGGACTTCTCCGTCGCGCGCGGCGAGCGGGTCGCGCTGCTCGGCCCCAACGGCGCCGGCAAGACGACCCTCGTGCTGCACCTCAACGGCATCCTGACCGGCGGCGCGGGCACCGTGACGGTGGCCGGGCTGCCCGTCGGCAAGCAGCACATGGCCGAGATCCGCCGCAAGGTCGGCATCGTCTTCCAGGACCCGGACGACCAGCTGTTCATGCCGACGGTCCGCGAGGACGTGGCGTTCGGACCGGCCGCGGCCGGGCTGAAGGGGGCCGCCCTGGAGGCGCGGGTCGACCACGCGCTCGAGCAGGTCGGCATGGCGGAGTTCAAGAACCGTCCGCCGCACCACCTCTCCTTCGGCCAGCGGCGCCGGGTGGCCGTCGCCACGGTGCTCGCTATGGAGCCGGAGATCCTCGTCCTGGACGAGCCGTCCTCCAACCTCGACCCCGCCTCGCGCCGTGAACTGGCCGACATCCTGCGGTCGTTGGACGTCACCGCGCTCATGGTCACGCACGACCTGCCGTACGCCCTGGAGCTGTGCCCGCGCTCCCTCGTCCTGAGCGAGGGCGTGATCGTCGCGGACGGCCGGACCGGCGATCTGCTCGCCGACGACGCCCTCATGCGCGCGCATCGCCTGGAGTTGCCCTTCGGGTTCGACCCGCGCTCCGCAACAATGGGCGCGTGACGAACGAGGCACCTACCGTCGACGGCACGCTGCTCCTCGACGAGCAGCTGTGTTTCGCGCTGTACGCGGCCCAGCGCGCGGTGACCGCCGCGTACCGGCCGCTCCTGGACGAACTGGGGCTCACCTACCCCCAGTACCTCGTGCTGCTGGTTCTGTGGGAGCGCGGTGAGACGACCGTCAAGGAGCTGGCGTCGGCCCTGCGCCTCGACTACGGCACGATGTCGCCGCTGCTGAAGCGGCTGGAGGCGGCGGGGCTGGTGCGCCGGGAGCGCTCGGCGCGGGACGAGCGCTCGGTGCTCGTCGCGTGCACCGGGCGCGGTGAGGAGCTGAAGGGGCGCGCGGAGCGCGTACCCGGCACCCTGCTCGCGACGACGGGGCTCGGGACGGCGGAGGTCACGCGGTTGCGCGAGGAACTGTGGGGGCTCGCGGAACGGGCACAGGGCGCGGCGGACCGCACCCGCTGAAGCACCCCCCGTCGACCCCCTCTCAAGTTACCCACGGTTACTACCCCCTGGTAGGCGATCACCTCCCTACCGGCCGGTACCTTGTGCACAATGTAATTGGGCAAGTTCCCGGGGGAGGTCCCGCCGTGACCGAAGGCAGCGCCGTCGACACCGTCAGCACCGTCGACACCCGTCCGACGAAGATCACATATGTCGCCGAGGCCACCGCGCACGGCGGCCGCGACGGGTACGTGACCAGCCAGGACGGCCAGATCGAGCTGAAGGTGGCGATGCCGCCGGAGCTGGGCGGCGATGGCAACGGCACCAACCCGGAGCAGCTCTTCGCGGCCGGGTACAGCTCCTGCTTCCACAACGCGCTGATCCTCGTCGGCAACCGCGCGGGCTTCGACCTCACCGGGTCCACGGTGGCGGCGAAGGTCGGGATCGGCCCCAACAGGACCAAGGGCTACGGGCTCGCCGTCGCGCTCAGCGTCTCGCTCCCCGTCCTCGACCCGGAACTCGCCGGGAAGCTGGTGGACGCGGCGCACCAGGTGTGCCCGTACTCGAACGCCACCCGCGGCAACATCGATGTAACGATCATTCTCGGCTAGCGAAACGAAGGAA
The sequence above is a segment of the Streptomyces asoensis genome. Coding sequences within it:
- a CDS encoding MarR family winged helix-turn-helix transcriptional regulator, which codes for MTNEAPTVDGTLLLDEQLCFALYAAQRAVTAAYRPLLDELGLTYPQYLVLLVLWERGETTVKELASALRLDYGTMSPLLKRLEAAGLVRRERSARDERSVLVACTGRGEELKGRAERVPGTLLATTGLGTAEVTRLREELWGLAERAQGAADRTR
- a CDS encoding organic hydroperoxide resistance protein → MTEGSAVDTVSTVDTRPTKITYVAEATAHGGRDGYVTSQDGQIELKVAMPPELGGDGNGTNPEQLFAAGYSSCFHNALILVGNRAGFDLTGSTVAAKVGIGPNRTKGYGLAVALSVSLPVLDPELAGKLVDAAHQVCPYSNATRGNIDVTIILG
- a CDS encoding energy-coupling factor ABC transporter permease; its protein translation is MHVPDGFINAPTSAVTGVVAAGAIAVSLRGARRELDDRTAPLAGLVAAFIFAVQMLNFPVAAGTSGHLLGGALAAILVGPYTGVLCVSVVLLMQGILFADGGLTALGVNITDMAIVTTVVAYAVFRGLVKVLPRGRRSITVASFVAAVLSVPAAAVAFTLIYWIGGTTDVSIGKVATAMIGVHVLIGIGEAVITALTVGAVVAVRPDLVYGARDLRQKLRLRVHGELVDAPAAEEAPAGARTPVAARTSRRTLWVTGLVTSLVLAGFVSFYASANPDGLEKVAADKGIDKKAEEHASADSPLADYGVKDVTNARLSGGLAGVIGVGTTVVAGSAVFWAVRRRRTGDDVSPTAVENV
- a CDS encoding SsgA family sporulation/cell division regulator, yielding MSVVEQYARAHIVTDADQAEEERTAVPVVLRYDSEEPRSVRVGLPDRREWTFSRTLLEQGLRAPAGTGEVRVWPCGRVQAVVEFHSPHGVSVVQFESKTLLRFLRRTYMATAQQPVTH
- the cbiQ gene encoding cobalt ECF transporter T component CbiQ produces the protein MGAGHAHRLYRHGHSPVHGLPPHTKLAAVFAFVVVVVSTPREAMWAFGLYAVLLAFVARHARVPAGFLLKRLLIEVPFVAFAVLMPFVAEGERVDVLGLSLSVNGLWGAWNVLAKGTLGVAASVLLASTTELRELLLGLQRLRLPPLLVQIASFMIRYGDVITDEMRRMRIARESRGFEARGVRHWGVLAKSAGALFIRSYERGERVHLAMVSRGYAGSMPVIDEVTASRAQWSYALTLPFAALLVCVLGWSL
- a CDS encoding penicillin-binding transpeptidase domain-containing protein produces the protein MGKRRRVEEGHRKRRPAVVGGMIAVVVGGAGIGVYALYGGGAAADEGSAAAANGKQVPRVRADAPSATEAKATATRFLTAWQQGKVSGAAAATDDSAAATALLTGYTKDAHVTGVTLTAGKASGTKVPFSVKGTVKYKGVSKALTYDSALTVVRNPTNGKAQVDWHASVVHPDLQDGDKLVTGESGTPPVKAVDSAGGELTVAKYPSLEPVLDGLREKYGKKAGGKAGVELQVVRGKASKAKKASDKTLLELSKGTPGTVKTTLSPTLQAAAEQQVAKTARSSVVVMRPSTGEILAVANASHGFNTAFNGSLAPGSTMKVITSSLLIEKDLASADKVHPCPKTFTYGGWKFHNDDDFQITGGTFKASFARSCNTAFISQAPDLDNDSLTKQAQQVFGLSMNNWAIGVPSFDGSVPVQSAAQMAASLIGQGGVRMNPLNMASVASTVKAGTFHQPYLVAPSVDDRTLATASRTMSSSTVSQLRELMNYTAAAGTAAEAMSGLGPDYGAKTGSAEVDNQDKPNGWFTAYRGDLAAAGVVQAGGHGGDTAGPIVASLLRLGG
- a CDS encoding energy-coupling factor ABC transporter ATP-binding protein, producing the protein MVPVTDAVTPSVTPSPSLEVAGLAFAYPDGHQALFGVDFSVARGERVALLGPNGAGKTTLVLHLNGILTGGAGTVTVAGLPVGKQHMAEIRRKVGIVFQDPDDQLFMPTVREDVAFGPAAAGLKGAALEARVDHALEQVGMAEFKNRPPHHLSFGQRRRVAVATVLAMEPEILVLDEPSSNLDPASRRELADILRSLDVTALMVTHDLPYALELCPRSLVLSEGVIVADGRTGDLLADDALMRAHRLELPFGFDPRSATMGA